The Candidatus Methylomirabilota bacterium genome contains a region encoding:
- a CDS encoding site-2 protease family protein translates to MFDDPIEFLQSLVLKLPALLLAVTVHEVAHGLVADRLGDPTARLSGRLTLNPLPHIDPIGAIAFVLAGFGWAKPVPVNARNLRNPTRDMALVAVAGPLSNFLVAFVGLVGLALVPRVDSMPFLVEPLVGVLRWVYLFNLALGVFNLIPVPPLDGGHFLPYFFPRGSLVTLRRFEQYGPLILIVLVVTGATSYIVGPVLFFLDGLYRAVLMSVLRFFL, encoded by the coding sequence GTGTTCGACGACCCGATCGAGTTCCTCCAATCCCTGGTCCTCAAGCTCCCGGCGCTTCTTCTCGCGGTGACGGTCCACGAGGTCGCGCACGGCCTGGTCGCCGACCGCCTCGGCGACCCCACCGCCCGTCTCAGCGGGCGCCTCACGCTCAACCCGTTGCCGCACATCGACCCGATCGGCGCGATCGCCTTCGTGCTGGCTGGCTTCGGCTGGGCCAAGCCCGTGCCCGTCAACGCCCGGAACCTCCGGAACCCGACGCGTGACATGGCGCTGGTGGCGGTGGCCGGACCCCTGTCGAACTTCCTCGTCGCGTTCGTGGGCCTGGTCGGCCTGGCCCTGGTCCCGCGGGTCGACTCGATGCCTTTTCTGGTCGAGCCGCTCGTCGGGGTTCTCCGCTGGGTCTACCTGTTCAACCTGGCCCTGGGGGTCTTCAACCTGATCCCGGTGCCGCCGCTCGACGGCGGGCACTTCTTGCCCTACTTCTTCCCGCGCGGCTCCCTGGTGACGCTCCGGAGATTCGAGCAGTACGGCCCGCTGATCCTGATCGTGCTGGTCGTGACGGGCGCCACGAGCTACATCGTGGGCCCCGTCCTCTTCTTCCTCGACGGTCT
- a CDS encoding DNA gyrase inhibitor YacG, whose amino-acid sequence MSPGESTAERRPRCPTCGAEVQWQGNPARPFCSTTCKLIDLGQWLDEVHRVPGPPIGREPEEDPTASPDPGPHG is encoded by the coding sequence ATGTCACCGGGCGAGTCCACCGCCGAGCGCCGCCCGCGCTGTCCAACCTGCGGAGCGGAGGTCCAGTGGCAGGGGAACCCGGCTCGGCCCTTCTGCTCGACGACCTGCAAGCTCATCGACCTCGGCCAGTGGCTCGACGAGGTCCACCGGGTGCCGGGCCCCCCCATCGGCCGCGAGCCGGAGGAGGATCCCACCGCCTCCCCCGACCCGGGGCCGCACGGCTGA